From the Solanum lycopersicum chromosome 10, SLM_r2.1 genome, one window contains:
- the LOC138338714 gene encoding uncharacterized protein, with product MLEDALEVYIDEFSVVGDIIDDCLLNLTRALLRCEEANLFGAFWDMPVALGISSRTSKKSHTPCVSSWRRSLKEKLVLPTIIVGQNWAKPFGIECDANGTTLGALLDHKRNKMFHLFYYASKSLNGAEENYTISEHELLALIYALEKFRAYLVGTKDRQGLENQVAVQLSKSGAARKEHSFIPALEFVLTFKFVYMPF from the exons ATGCTTGAGGACGCTCTGGAAGTATACATAGATGAGTTCAGTGTAGTAGGCGATATTATCGATGATTGTTTGTTGAATCTTACCAGGGCATTGTTGAGATGTGAGGAAGCTAACCTG TTTGGAGCTTTTTGGGACATGCCTGTTGCTTTAGGCATTTCATCAAGGACTTCTAAAAAGTCCCACACCCCTTGTGTAAGCTCTTGGAGAAGGAG CCTAAAAGAGAAACTAGTCTTACCAACGATAATCGTTGGCCAAAACTGGGCAAAACCCTTTGGTATAGAGTGTGATGCAAATGGAACTACATTAGGTGCTTTGTTGGATCATAAGCGCAATAAGATGTTCCATCTgttttactatgctagtaagtCACTAAATGGAGCTGAAGAAAATTACACAATCAGTGAGCACGAACTATTGGCTTTAATATATGCATTGGAGAAGTTCAGAGCATATTTGGTGGGCACTAAG gatagacaaggtcttgaaaacCAGGTAGCTGTTCAGCTATCCAAATCAGGAGCTGCAAGGAAAGAACACAGTTTTATTCCTGCTTTGGAGTTTGTTTTAACCTTTAAATTCGTCTATATGCCCTTCTAG